One window from the genome of Natrinema caseinilyticum encodes:
- a CDS encoding (2Fe-2S)-binding protein, whose product MHIECTLNGTERSFEASKSDLLLDVLRRNGYTGAKRGCDTGACGMCTVQIDGEPTMSCITPVAKADGAAVETIEGLGTQDDLHPVQQAFVDNSALQCGFCIPGMIMRSKALLEENPSPSEAEVREALSDNLCRCTGYKKIVEAVLEAAENVDERTVAADGGRGGTEFGRSCDRVHERLEGDSRGETDR is encoded by the coding sequence ATGCACATCGAATGTACACTCAACGGTACCGAACGCTCGTTCGAGGCATCGAAATCCGACCTCCTGCTCGACGTGTTACGTCGAAACGGGTACACCGGCGCCAAGCGCGGCTGTGACACCGGCGCGTGTGGCATGTGTACGGTCCAGATCGACGGCGAACCGACGATGTCGTGTATAACGCCGGTCGCGAAAGCCGACGGTGCGGCCGTCGAAACGATCGAGGGCCTCGGGACACAGGACGACCTTCACCCGGTACAGCAAGCCTTCGTCGACAACTCGGCGCTCCAGTGTGGGTTCTGTATCCCGGGCATGATCATGCGATCGAAGGCGCTGCTCGAGGAGAACCCGTCACCGAGCGAAGCGGAGGTCAGAGAGGCGCTGTCGGACAACCTGTGTCGGTGCACCGGGTACAAGAAAATCGTCGAAGCGGTCCTCGAGGCGGCGGAGAACGTGGACGAACGGACGGTCGCGGCGGACGGGGGACGCGGTGGTACGGAGTTCGGGCGCTCGTGTGACCGCGTCCATGAACGACTCGAGGGCGATTCGCGAGGTGAGACGGATCGATGA
- a CDS encoding xanthine dehydrogenase family protein molybdopterin-binding subunit, translating into MTTEDDPKPDGGTASHTEQDVAALEDHPLEWDEPENNNLAPDERASVSRPAEKDDDPKLVTGQAKYTADYETQFPGLAYAAVVRSEIPHGYVTDVDTSAAEEMDGVRTVLTPWSEETPDAKYTSAGQSYPEPSPWDMNVLNEHVRYVGDPIAAVAADDAETARAAAERIAVEYEEDEYVLDPEDAYSEDAPQLFGDDEVENEIVGHDYSRNRMSQIEGEIGDVDETVDRDDVHVHESEWETIRQSHAQIETHTTLAYTDEDDRHVLVTSTQVPNHTRRQLAHLFDIPIRDIRVSKPRVGGGFGGKQAMVVEPIPLALSLATDRPVIYEATREEEFSAMRSRHPMKVRARTAVTDDGSIEALDLYALSNTGAYGSHGMTVAGNVGSKPMPLYSKVPNARFKADIVHTNTPQTGAMRGYGAPQGTLALEGHLDEVARDLDIDPIEFRQNHYMEVGDLDEIAGMMGGEGAERRIRSCGLDECIERGKEAIGWDDLEQPDEAQLHRGIGMALSAQGTGVAGDELGAAQLMMNEDGSFHLHVGGVDIGTGADTAFIQIAAEVLGCPETDIVIKSSDTDVTPFDYGAYASSTTYISGMAVKKAAEDAKERILYWGSKLIEEPESNLETGNGKVYSEETDASVDLEEIGYEAAYGHDEREHILGKGTHCTEESPPPFAAQFADVTVDEETGEFEVNKLVVAVDCGVAINPGMAEGQVEGANHMSYEMAVCEGITFDDDGRSAVTSFDEYDWPTASETPPIESILVETHEPTGPFGAKSVAEVPTNTVPPALSNAVREAVGVRITDMPITPEKIRAALEDDE; encoded by the coding sequence ATGACTACCGAAGACGATCCAAAACCCGATGGCGGGACGGCATCGCACACAGAACAGGACGTCGCGGCGCTCGAGGACCATCCCCTCGAGTGGGACGAACCGGAGAACAACAACCTGGCGCCGGACGAGCGAGCCAGCGTCTCGCGGCCGGCCGAGAAAGACGACGACCCGAAACTCGTCACCGGGCAGGCGAAGTACACCGCGGATTACGAGACGCAGTTCCCCGGTCTCGCATACGCCGCCGTCGTCCGGAGCGAGATACCACACGGCTACGTGACGGACGTCGACACGAGCGCCGCCGAGGAGATGGACGGCGTCCGCACCGTCCTGACGCCGTGGTCCGAAGAGACGCCCGACGCGAAGTACACCAGTGCGGGCCAGTCCTACCCCGAACCGAGTCCGTGGGACATGAACGTGTTAAACGAGCACGTCCGCTACGTCGGCGATCCCATCGCGGCGGTCGCGGCTGACGACGCCGAAACCGCACGCGCCGCGGCCGAGCGCATCGCAGTCGAGTACGAGGAAGACGAGTACGTGCTCGATCCCGAGGACGCCTACTCCGAGGACGCACCGCAGTTGTTCGGCGACGACGAGGTCGAGAACGAAATCGTCGGGCACGATTACAGCCGCAATCGGATGTCCCAGATCGAAGGCGAGATCGGCGACGTCGACGAGACCGTCGACCGCGACGACGTCCACGTCCACGAGAGCGAGTGGGAGACGATCCGACAGTCACACGCCCAGATCGAGACACACACCACCCTCGCGTACACCGACGAGGACGACCGACACGTTCTCGTCACGAGTACGCAGGTGCCAAACCACACGCGCCGGCAGTTAGCTCACCTGTTCGACATCCCCATTCGGGACATCCGCGTCTCGAAACCGCGGGTCGGTGGCGGCTTCGGCGGCAAACAGGCCATGGTCGTCGAGCCGATCCCGCTCGCGCTCTCGCTCGCGACCGATCGACCCGTGATCTACGAGGCCACGCGCGAAGAGGAGTTCTCCGCGATGCGGTCGCGACACCCGATGAAAGTCCGCGCGCGGACCGCGGTCACCGACGACGGATCGATCGAAGCCCTCGATCTGTACGCGCTCTCGAACACGGGCGCGTACGGGAGCCACGGGATGACGGTCGCCGGAAACGTCGGCAGCAAGCCGATGCCGCTGTACTCGAAGGTCCCGAACGCGCGATTCAAAGCCGACATCGTCCACACGAACACTCCACAGACCGGTGCGATGCGCGGCTACGGCGCGCCGCAGGGCACCCTCGCGCTCGAGGGACACCTGGACGAGGTGGCCCGCGACCTCGACATAGATCCCATCGAGTTCCGTCAGAACCACTACATGGAGGTCGGCGATCTCGACGAGATCGCCGGCATGATGGGCGGCGAAGGCGCAGAGCGCCGGATTCGATCCTGTGGACTCGACGAATGTATCGAACGCGGGAAAGAGGCGATCGGCTGGGACGACCTCGAGCAACCCGACGAGGCACAACTTCACCGCGGCATCGGGATGGCACTCTCGGCGCAGGGAACCGGCGTCGCGGGCGACGAACTCGGCGCCGCCCAGCTCATGATGAACGAGGACGGCTCGTTTCACCTCCACGTCGGCGGCGTCGACATCGGAACCGGAGCGGACACGGCGTTCATCCAGATCGCAGCCGAAGTACTGGGCTGTCCCGAAACGGACATCGTGATCAAATCGTCCGACACGGACGTCACTCCCTTCGACTACGGGGCGTACGCCTCCTCGACGACGTACATCAGCGGCATGGCGGTCAAGAAGGCCGCCGAAGACGCGAAAGAGCGCATCCTCTACTGGGGCTCGAAACTCATAGAGGAGCCCGAATCGAACCTCGAGACCGGAAACGGCAAGGTCTACAGCGAAGAGACGGATGCGAGCGTCGATCTCGAAGAGATCGGCTACGAGGCCGCGTACGGCCACGACGAACGCGAACACATCCTCGGAAAGGGGACCCACTGCACGGAGGAGAGTCCGCCGCCGTTTGCCGCGCAGTTCGCGGACGTCACCGTCGACGAGGAAACCGGCGAGTTCGAGGTCAACAAACTCGTCGTCGCGGTCGACTGCGGGGTCGCCATTAACCCCGGCATGGCGGAGGGGCAAGTCGAAGGCGCGAACCACATGAGCTACGAGATGGCGGTCTGCGAGGGCATCACGTTCGACGACGATGGCCGGTCGGCGGTGACGAGCTTCGACGAGTACGACTGGCCGACGGCGTCGGAGACGCCCCCGATCGAGTCGATCCTGGTCGAAACCCACGAGCCGACCGGTCCGTTCGGCGCGAAATCCGTCGCGGAGGTGCCGACGAACACGGTGCCGCCGGCGCTGAGCAACGCCGTCCGCGAGGCGGTCGGCGTTCGGATCACCGACATGCCGATCACCCCGGAGAAGATCAGAGCCGCCCTCGAAGACGACGAGTGA
- a CDS encoding (2Fe-2S)-binding protein — protein MQFSLTVNGESLEIEAAPDDDLASVLRREGYTGVKCGCDGGVCGASKVLIEGSAEMACGKAVREADGATIRTIEGFGSQDDLHPIQQAFVDHFAVQCGFCIPGMIVQTKELLEETPNPTEGEVREAIDDNLCRCTGYQKPVEAILDAAERVHGDGAVATDGGAPSESTAHEATDRPGETRDT, from the coding sequence GTGCAGTTCAGCCTGACCGTCAACGGCGAATCGCTCGAAATCGAAGCAGCGCCGGACGACGACCTCGCATCGGTACTCCGACGCGAAGGGTACACCGGCGTGAAATGCGGCTGTGACGGCGGTGTCTGTGGCGCTTCGAAAGTGCTCATCGAAGGGAGCGCGGAGATGGCCTGCGGGAAAGCAGTCCGGGAGGCCGACGGCGCGACCATCCGGACGATCGAAGGCTTCGGGAGCCAGGACGATCTGCACCCGATTCAGCAGGCGTTCGTCGATCACTTCGCGGTCCAGTGTGGGTTCTGTATCCCGGGCATGATCGTCCAGACGAAGGAACTGCTCGAGGAGACCCCGAACCCGACCGAGGGGGAGGTCCGGGAGGCGATCGACGACAATCTGTGTCGGTGTACCGGCTACCAGAAGCCCGTCGAAGCGATCCTCGACGCCGCAGAGCGCGTACACGGCGACGGAGCCGTCGCGACGGACGGCGGCGCGCCGTCCGAATCGACCGCCCACGAGGCGACCGACCGACCCGGTGAGACGCGAGACACATGA
- a CDS encoding Rid family detoxifying hydrolase, with protein MKRILSTDDAPAAVGAYSQATTNGDITFTAGQIPMTPAGELLDDEPIAVQTEQSLTNVEAVLAEADLEMSDVLKVTVFLDDIDAFDEMNETYADFFDEEPPARSAVEVANLPKGVGVEIEAIAAHD; from the coding sequence ATGAAGCGCATCCTCAGTACCGACGACGCCCCGGCTGCGGTCGGTGCGTACAGTCAGGCGACGACCAACGGCGACATCACGTTCACCGCCGGTCAAATTCCGATGACGCCGGCTGGAGAGTTACTGGACGACGAGCCGATCGCCGTCCAGACCGAGCAATCGCTGACAAACGTCGAGGCGGTGCTGGCCGAAGCGGACCTCGAGATGAGCGACGTCCTCAAGGTCACGGTCTTTCTCGACGACATCGACGCCTTCGACGAGATGAACGAGACGTACGCCGACTTCTTCGACGAGGAACCGCCGGCCCGAAGCGCCGTCGAGGTGGCGAACCTGCCGAAGGGCGTCGGCGTGGAAATCGAAGCGATCGCCGCACACGACTGA
- the cofC gene encoding 2-phospho-L-lactate guanylyltransferase: MRVLIPFDPRKPKTRLGGVLSADERRAFAEAMLRDVLGAVRNADATPLVLSTAEIELDGVSVRVDERPLSPAVNAYRRETTGPLCVLLADLPLVTCKAIDRLLEPAADIVIAPGLGGGTNALAIRHPDFRVDYHGSSYLDHRDAARAVGASVATVDSFRLGVDVDEPADIVEVLLHGSGRADAWLRDAGFRLDSQSGRVTAVRISDEMTA; encoded by the coding sequence ATGCGCGTGCTGATCCCGTTCGATCCCCGGAAGCCGAAAACGAGACTCGGCGGCGTCCTGTCCGCCGACGAGCGGCGAGCGTTCGCGGAGGCGATGCTCCGAGACGTCCTCGGGGCGGTGCGGAACGCGGATGCGACCCCGCTGGTGCTCTCGACCGCTGAAATCGAACTGGACGGAGTGTCCGTCCGCGTCGACGAGCGGCCGCTTTCGCCGGCCGTCAACGCGTATCGACGGGAGACGACGGGGCCGCTCTGCGTGCTCCTGGCCGACCTCCCGCTCGTGACGTGTAAGGCGATCGACCGACTGCTCGAGCCCGCCGCCGATATCGTGATCGCGCCGGGACTCGGCGGGGGAACGAACGCGCTCGCGATACGGCACCCCGACTTCAGGGTCGACTATCACGGGTCGTCGTATCTCGATCACCGCGATGCTGCACGGGCCGTCGGCGCGTCAGTCGCGACGGTCGATTCGTTCCGCCTCGGGGTCGACGTCGACGAGCCGGCGGATATCGTCGAAGTGTTGCTTCACGGATCGGGACGGGCTGACGCGTGGCTTCGCGATGCGGGCTTTCGGCTCGACTCGCAGAGTGGACGCGTTACCGCCGTCAGAATCTCGGACGAGATGACCGCGTAA
- a CDS encoding NCS2 family permease: MSDSTGSNSRVAGFFGFEEHGTDLKTEVVAGITTFLTMSYIIVVNPAILSAAIQIDGYSSQEVFQMIAIATILSSVIGILVMALYANRPFGLAPGMGLNAYFAFTVVIGLGVPWQTALAAVFVEGIVFVLLTAVGARRYIIELFPEPVKFAVGAGIGLFLLLLGLIEMNVIVAADATLVQLNDIATDPVALLSLAGLGLTLVLYAKGITGAIIVGILTTALAGWGLTLGGVVDRGVLAPESLSSAQYDITPLFGAFVDGFGDIEPATFALVVFTFFFVDFFDTAGTLIGVSQFGGFLDDNGDLPEMEKPLMADAVGTTAGAILGTSTVTTFVESSSGVEEGGRTGMTALTVGVCFLVSLLAVPLITAVPQYASYLALVVVGLIMLGGVTDIDWGNSAWLIPSGLTITVMPLTASIADGLAAGIVSYPIVKASMGELDDVRPGQWALAVAFVLYYYVTAGGIISGT, translated from the coding sequence ATGTCAGATTCGACTGGCAGCAATTCGCGGGTGGCGGGGTTCTTCGGGTTCGAAGAACACGGTACCGACTTGAAAACAGAGGTGGTCGCGGGGATAACGACGTTCCTCACGATGTCGTACATCATCGTCGTCAACCCCGCGATTCTCTCCGCGGCGATCCAGATAGACGGATACAGTTCGCAGGAGGTGTTCCAGATGATCGCCATCGCGACGATCCTTTCGTCGGTGATCGGCATTCTCGTAATGGCCCTGTACGCGAATCGTCCGTTCGGTCTGGCGCCGGGGATGGGGCTGAACGCGTACTTCGCATTTACCGTCGTCATCGGGCTCGGGGTACCGTGGCAAACGGCACTCGCGGCCGTCTTCGTCGAGGGGATCGTTTTCGTTCTGCTGACGGCCGTCGGTGCGAGGCGGTACATCATCGAACTGTTCCCGGAGCCGGTCAAGTTCGCTGTCGGCGCCGGTATCGGGTTGTTCCTCCTGTTGCTCGGCCTCATCGAGATGAACGTTATCGTCGCGGCCGATGCGACGCTGGTCCAGTTGAACGATATCGCGACGGACCCGGTCGCGCTTCTCTCGCTCGCGGGGCTCGGATTGACGCTCGTTCTCTACGCGAAGGGTATCACCGGTGCGATCATCGTGGGGATACTCACGACGGCGCTCGCCGGTTGGGGGCTTACGCTGGGTGGCGTCGTAGATCGAGGGGTGCTCGCGCCGGAAAGCCTCTCCTCGGCGCAATACGATATCACGCCGCTGTTCGGCGCGTTCGTCGACGGCTTCGGCGATATCGAACCGGCGACGTTCGCGCTCGTCGTGTTCACGTTCTTCTTCGTCGACTTCTTCGATACCGCGGGCACGTTGATCGGCGTCTCCCAGTTCGGGGGATTCCTCGACGATAACGGCGACTTGCCCGAGATGGAGAAACCGCTCATGGCCGACGCGGTCGGCACCACGGCCGGCGCGATACTCGGGACGTCGACGGTGACGACCTTCGTCGAGAGTTCGTCCGGGGTCGAAGAGGGCGGCCGGACGGGGATGACGGCGCTTACGGTCGGCGTTTGCTTCCTGGTGTCCCTCCTGGCCGTCCCTCTCATTACCGCAGTCCCGCAGTACGCGTCCTATCTCGCGCTCGTCGTCGTCGGACTCATCATGCTGGGGGGTGTGACGGACATCGACTGGGGCAACTCGGCCTGGCTCATCCCGAGCGGCCTCACGATTACCGTCATGCCGCTTACGGCCTCCATCGCGGACGGACTCGCGGCAGGGATCGTCAGTTATCCGATTGTCAAGGCGTCGATGGGAGAACTGGACGACGTCCGCCCGGGGCAGTGGGCGCTCGCCGTGGCGTTCGTCCTCTATTACTACGTCACCGCGGGAGGTATCATATCTGGAACGTGA
- a CDS encoding uracil-xanthine permease family protein has product MSSSDGSIDLAYELEDKPPIPEAILLGLQHVSAMFVPTVAVAIIVAGAVGVSGGDTTYLIQMVLVFSGLATLVQVFPVGPVGARLPIVMGTSFAFVGAAIAIGGQYGLDAVFGAVVIGALVEILIGWQYERIKGLFPPLVTGLIVMILGLYLIPVGMDYMAGGVGASDYGSYTNLGLALLVLGITVGMNLFMEGIWRLLSILIGIVVGYVVAVALGVVDFSTVADAGWFALPVPGRFGFQFEPVAILTITAIHITAAIESIGDMSGITAAEGRNPDDDEIGGGLFVDGLGSSLGAIFGAFPLTTFSQNVGIINFTGVMSRYVVGISGAVLLVLGFIPKVSAVVATIPSAVLGGAVIVMFGMVMASGLRLIFLNERMNRRNMVIMAVSIGLGLGVEVRAEIFEAMPTGVSIFFGNAIIVTAICAVVLNTLVPRPDGGYEMGLEEPVDGDDPSPAEPAATQED; this is encoded by the coding sequence ATGTCATCCAGTGACGGATCGATAGACCTGGCGTACGAATTAGAAGACAAACCACCAATACCAGAGGCAATTTTACTCGGATTGCAACACGTCTCGGCGATGTTCGTCCCGACGGTCGCCGTCGCGATCATCGTCGCCGGTGCGGTCGGTGTCAGCGGCGGTGACACGACGTACCTCATTCAGATGGTACTGGTATTCTCCGGCCTGGCGACGCTCGTCCAGGTCTTCCCGGTCGGCCCGGTCGGTGCGAGACTCCCGATCGTAATGGGGACGAGTTTCGCGTTCGTCGGCGCGGCGATAGCCATCGGCGGACAGTACGGACTCGATGCGGTCTTCGGCGCGGTCGTCATCGGTGCGCTGGTCGAAATCCTGATCGGCTGGCAGTACGAGCGGATCAAGGGGCTGTTCCCGCCGCTCGTCACCGGCCTCATCGTCATGATCCTCGGTCTGTACCTGATACCGGTCGGGATGGACTACATGGCGGGCGGCGTCGGCGCGTCCGATTACGGCTCGTACACGAACCTCGGCCTCGCGTTGCTCGTTCTGGGGATCACCGTCGGGATGAACCTGTTCATGGAGGGGATCTGGCGACTCCTCAGCATTCTGATCGGCATCGTCGTCGGCTACGTCGTCGCCGTCGCCCTGGGTGTCGTCGATTTCTCCACGGTCGCGGACGCGGGCTGGTTCGCACTCCCGGTTCCGGGCCGATTCGGGTTCCAGTTCGAACCGGTCGCCATCCTGACGATCACCGCGATTCACATTACCGCGGCGATAGAGTCGATCGGTGACATGTCCGGGATCACGGCCGCAGAGGGTCGAAACCCTGACGACGACGAAATCGGCGGCGGGCTGTTCGTCGACGGTCTCGGCAGTTCGCTGGGCGCCATTTTCGGCGCGTTCCCGCTGACGACGTTCTCGCAGAACGTAGGGATTATCAACTTCACCGGCGTCATGAGCCGCTACGTGGTCGGCATCAGCGGGGCCGTGCTGCTGGTGCTCGGATTCATTCCGAAAGTCAGCGCCGTCGTCGCGACGATCCCCAGCGCCGTTCTCGGCGGCGCGGTGATCGTCATGTTCGGCATGGTGATGGCGAGCGGCCTCCGGCTCATCTTCCTGAACGAACGCATGAATCGGCGGAACATGGTCATCATGGCCGTCTCGATCGGCCTCGGTCTCGGCGTCGAAGTGCGGGCCGAGATCTTCGAGGCCATGCCGACCGGCGTCAGCATCTTCTTCGGCAACGCGATCATCGTGACCGCGATCTGTGCGGTCGTGCTCAACACGCTCGTCCCGCGACCGGACGGCGGCTACGAGATGGGCCTCGAGGAACCGGTCGACGGGGACGACCCGTCACCGGCCGAGCCCGCTGCCACGCAGGAAGACTAA
- the ade gene encoding adenine deaminase: MSRVDTLVRGTLVNVNTGVLEDRAIAIDDGEIVALEERPADRELEAEYVAPGLIDAHVHVESSMVTVAQYGEAMVPRGVTSIVHDPHEIANVLGADGVRAAFDDARQTPLKVRFGVPSSVPASTLQDGGATLDADAVASLLDHELVVALAEVMDLPALVGGDEDLHAKIEAARERDLTVDGHLPRVSGSDLQEAARFLDNDHESITRTEAREKIDLGFRVYLREGSSTKNLADLVGLVDDVPTRRLSLCTDDRDVVDLVENGGVDFAVRKAIDEGVDPVEAVQMATLNTAESYDLPFGRIEPGAPADLVLLEDLESWRVEHVLVDGDIDPTATERDPPSTALSTGTVDFEPVTAADLALAAPASTAERAEVRVIDLVEGIQTGRAEASLPVVDGTIHPAPDEDVLPIAVVERHGTDAGIGRGFVSGLGLERGAIGSTVAHDAHNCVVAGASYDTMARVANHLRDVDGGIAVCEPDGDGAEMSSIPLPVAGLMSDDPLAAVYERFKAVTDRAEALGLDRHGLMTLSFLALEVIPEYRLTNRGLVDVERWDHVDVVIE; the protein is encoded by the coding sequence ATGAGCCGCGTCGACACCCTCGTTCGAGGCACGCTCGTCAACGTCAACACCGGCGTCCTCGAGGACCGGGCGATCGCGATAGACGACGGAGAGATCGTGGCACTCGAGGAACGGCCGGCGGACCGTGAACTCGAGGCCGAGTACGTGGCACCGGGGCTGATCGACGCACACGTCCACGTCGAATCGAGCATGGTCACGGTGGCGCAGTACGGCGAAGCGATGGTTCCGCGCGGGGTAACCAGCATCGTCCACGATCCCCACGAGATCGCCAACGTCCTCGGCGCCGACGGCGTCCGGGCCGCCTTCGACGACGCGAGACAGACCCCGTTGAAGGTCCGGTTCGGCGTCCCGTCGAGCGTTCCCGCGTCGACCTTACAGGACGGCGGTGCGACGCTCGACGCCGACGCCGTCGCCTCCCTGCTCGATCACGAACTCGTCGTCGCGCTCGCGGAGGTGATGGACCTCCCCGCCCTCGTCGGTGGGGACGAGGATCTCCACGCGAAGATCGAAGCCGCACGCGAGCGCGACCTGACGGTCGACGGCCATCTCCCGCGGGTGTCCGGATCGGACCTCCAGGAAGCCGCGCGATTCCTCGACAACGATCACGAGAGCATCACCCGAACCGAGGCTCGAGAGAAAATCGACCTCGGGTTCAGAGTCTATCTGCGCGAAGGATCCTCGACGAAGAACCTCGCCGACCTCGTCGGTCTCGTCGACGACGTTCCCACGCGTCGGCTGTCGCTGTGTACGGACGACCGCGACGTGGTCGATCTGGTCGAAAACGGCGGCGTCGACTTCGCGGTGCGAAAGGCGATCGACGAGGGCGTCGACCCGGTCGAGGCCGTTCAAATGGCGACGCTGAACACCGCCGAATCGTACGACCTTCCGTTCGGCCGGATCGAACCCGGCGCACCGGCCGATCTGGTGCTGCTAGAGGACCTCGAGTCGTGGCGCGTCGAGCACGTGCTCGTCGACGGGGACATCGATCCCACGGCTACCGAGCGCGACCCGCCGTCGACCGCGCTTTCGACGGGAACCGTCGATTTCGAACCGGTCACGGCTGCCGACCTCGCACTCGCCGCCCCGGCGTCGACCGCGGAGCGCGCCGAGGTCCGCGTTATCGACCTCGTCGAGGGGATTCAGACGGGACGGGCCGAGGCCTCCCTTCCCGTCGTCGACGGAACGATCCACCCGGCGCCCGACGAGGACGTGCTTCCGATCGCGGTCGTCGAACGACACGGTACCGACGCGGGTATCGGTCGCGGCTTCGTCAGCGGGCTTGGCCTCGAACGCGGCGCGATCGGGTCGACGGTCGCCCACGACGCGCACAACTGCGTCGTCGCGGGCGCGTCGTACGATACGATGGCTCGAGTCGCGAACCACCTCCGGGACGTCGACGGTGGGATCGCCGTGTGCGAACCGGACGGCGACGGAGCCGAGATGTCGTCGATTCCGCTACCGGTCGCGGGCCTGATGTCCGACGATCCGCTGGCGGCCGTCTACGAGCGGTTCAAGGCGGTCACCGACCGCGCGGAGGCCCTCGGTCTCGACCGTCACGGACTGATGACCCTCTCGTTTCTCGCCCTCGAAGTGATCCCCGAGTACCGGCTGACGAATCGGGGACTGGTCGACGTCGAGCGCTGGGACCACGTCGACGTCGTGATCGAGTAA
- a CDS encoding DsrE/DsrF/TusD sulfur relay family protein gives MIHVGFLLTGGPFDSERWRTAYELGRAALDAGHEVTYFHYLDGAYVPVSDQHLPDCSDAGLYDEMPTEKFQDLIDDGATVFCCGLCVNARGIDAETDYPDGVEVGLLPDLADILGEADRVISL, from the coding sequence ATGATCCACGTGGGGTTTTTGCTCACCGGCGGCCCCTTCGACAGCGAACGGTGGCGGACCGCCTACGAACTCGGCCGGGCGGCGCTCGACGCCGGCCACGAGGTCACGTACTTTCACTATCTCGACGGCGCGTACGTCCCGGTATCCGACCAGCACCTCCCCGACTGTTCGGACGCGGGGCTGTACGACGAGATGCCCACGGAGAAGTTCCAGGACCTGATCGACGACGGCGCGACGGTCTTCTGTTGCGGTCTCTGCGTGAACGCACGCGGTATCGACGCCGAAACCGACTACCCCGACGGCGTCGAGGTCGGCTTGCTACCGGATCTGGCGGATATCCTCGGGGAAGCCGACAGGGTGATCTCCCTGTGA
- a CDS encoding DsrE family protein — protein MKRDVVVLLTRGPYGRVHVPEGLRAARGVAAGFDRHDVSVVFTQDGIYAARAAVDRDALNMTGHLVDLAEEDGDLFVDGASMAARDVTPDEIAADVGVRSGEEIATMIERADHTLDF, from the coding sequence GTGAAACGAGACGTCGTCGTCTTGCTCACCCGGGGCCCGTACGGGCGCGTTCACGTCCCCGAAGGACTCCGGGCGGCCCGCGGGGTCGCGGCCGGTTTCGACCGGCACGACGTCTCGGTCGTGTTCACACAGGACGGAATCTACGCCGCTCGAGCGGCCGTCGACCGCGATGCGCTCAACATGACCGGCCACCTCGTCGATCTGGCCGAGGAGGACGGCGACCTGTTCGTCGACGGGGCGTCGATGGCGGCGCGAGACGTGACGCCCGACGAGATCGCGGCCGACGTCGGTGTCCGTTCCGGCGAGGAAATCGCGACGATGATCGAACGAGCGGATCACACCCTCGACTTTTGA